Proteins from a genomic interval of Kribbella aluminosa:
- a CDS encoding IS3 family transposase, with protein MNCYPFIEAEKAGNHSVKRACELLQVSRSAYYADRTSGPSLREQRDAELTGKIVEIHDDSRYTYGSPRVHRELRAQGERCSRKRVVRLMRAADRYGRTPRRWKKTTIADPAAATRPDLIGRDFDIDPDHPGQLDRRWCGDITYIHTWQGWLYLATVIDLASRRVVGWAVADHLRTDLVADALTDAVNRRRPAADVVFHSDRGCQYTSAQFANLARDLCVTLSVGRKGQCWDNAVAESFFATVKTELIHRRAWPTRKAASSALFDYIEGWYNTRRRHSTLGYLSPTQYESSLTVTAEQVA; from the coding sequence GTGAACTGTTACCCGTTCATCGAGGCGGAGAAGGCGGGCAATCACAGCGTGAAGCGGGCGTGTGAGTTGCTGCAGGTCTCCCGTTCCGCCTACTACGCCGACCGCACCAGCGGCCCCTCGTTGCGCGAGCAGCGCGACGCCGAACTGACCGGCAAGATCGTCGAGATCCACGACGACTCCCGCTACACCTACGGCTCGCCGCGGGTGCACCGCGAGCTGAGGGCCCAAGGCGAGCGGTGTTCCCGCAAACGGGTCGTCCGGCTGATGCGGGCCGCCGACCGGTACGGGCGAACCCCACGAAGATGGAAGAAGACCACCATCGCCGACCCGGCCGCAGCCACCCGCCCGGACCTGATCGGCCGCGACTTCGACATCGACCCCGACCACCCCGGTCAGCTGGATCGCCGCTGGTGCGGTGACATCACCTACATCCACACCTGGCAAGGCTGGCTCTACCTGGCCACCGTCATCGACCTCGCCTCCCGCCGGGTCGTCGGCTGGGCCGTCGCTGACCATCTGCGCACCGACCTGGTCGCCGACGCGCTCACCGACGCCGTCAACCGGCGCCGGCCCGCGGCCGACGTGGTGTTCCACTCCGATAGGGGCTGTCAGTACACCTCGGCCCAGTTCGCCAACCTGGCAAGGGATCTGTGCGTGACACTGTCGGTCGGTCGCAAGGGTCAGTGCTGGGACAACGCCGTGGCCGAGTCCTTCTTCGCCACCGTGAAGACCGAGCTGATCCACCGCCGTGCTTGGCCGACCCGCAAGGCCGCCAGCAGCGCGCTCTTCGACTACATCGAGGGCTGGTACAACACCCGCCGGCGCCATTCCACCCTCGGCTATCTCAGCCCTACACAGTACGAATCCAGCCTCACGGTCACGGCCGAGCAGGTAGCCTGA
- a CDS encoding transposase: protein MESMGKKKPRPRRSFTAEFKAEIVELCQRGDRSVGQVAKDFDLTETAVRQWLNQAERDAGTGDGGMTTSERDELNQLRREARRLREDVEILKRATAFFAKETR from the coding sequence ATGGAGTCCATGGGCAAGAAGAAGCCGCGGCCTCGTCGTTCGTTCACTGCTGAGTTCAAGGCCGAGATCGTCGAGTTGTGCCAGCGCGGCGACCGGTCGGTGGGTCAGGTCGCGAAGGACTTCGATCTGACCGAGACCGCGGTCCGGCAGTGGCTGAACCAGGCCGAGCGTGACGCCGGTACCGGTGACGGTGGGATGACCACGAGCGAGCGAGACGAGCTCAACCAGTTACGGCGGGAGGCTCGCCGGCTGCGTGAGGATGTCGAGATCCTCAAGCGGGCCACGGCTTTCTTCGCGAAGGAGACCCGGTGA
- a CDS encoding YciI family protein — MEYVVLYNLTDGADRSRLLEVFPSQKTYYEQFHAAGGGLIALGPFQAPDSAAASMGIFRTREDAEHFITNDPFVLEGLATPRILEWNAVHLS, encoded by the coding sequence GTGGAATACGTCGTGCTGTACAACCTCACCGACGGCGCCGACCGCTCACGCCTCCTGGAGGTGTTCCCCAGCCAGAAGACCTACTACGAACAGTTCCACGCAGCCGGCGGTGGACTGATCGCACTAGGCCCATTCCAGGCCCCCGACTCGGCAGCCGCATCGATGGGCATCTTCCGCACTCGCGAGGACGCCGAGCACTTCATCACCAACGACCCGTTCGTCCTGGAGGGCCTGGCGACACCCCGCATCCTCGAGTGGAACGCCGTACATCTCAGCTGA
- a CDS encoding BTAD domain-containing putative transcriptional regulator, translated as MLFRVLGPVEIDGTDAVSYIRADKPRALLALLLVKANSWVGVGEIVDTVWSGRTPPVSAERNIGTYIWQLRRTLPPLGVDGQRIESRSKAYRIRVEAGELDSDRLQALLAAGGDALWAGDAPTALKHLEAARSLWRGTPYEGLVTDQHQPEVTRLAELHWSVRERLADALIGTARFADAVALCKSLTTEDPLRETNWARLVVAYRDAGRRADALATYQKARAALVGELGTEPGQELRALQQQLLSDVPEEHPKPEPTGPDAYVRTVLEAAGALDGEHAVAAHHWFTTRHVEFTTAVRQLLAEKDVANAWLLTSALHQFVETGGDVPDWAPLVSDVAAAARAGKDWYGELITRNILGSALTRTGRLTAARAEFTAALGIASVHDDRDAEGTVLVNLAMAEASGGARQQAAEYFRRALRLLREGPIAAEARQALAELGEPEDPARATVAS; from the coding sequence GTGTTGTTCCGGGTGCTGGGGCCTGTAGAGATCGATGGCACCGATGCGGTCAGCTATATCCGGGCCGACAAGCCCCGGGCGTTGCTTGCCCTGCTGTTGGTGAAGGCGAACAGCTGGGTCGGTGTGGGCGAGATCGTCGATACGGTCTGGTCCGGTAGGACGCCCCCGGTTTCGGCTGAGCGCAATATTGGTACGTACATCTGGCAGTTGCGTAGGACCCTGCCGCCGCTCGGTGTGGACGGGCAGCGGATCGAGAGTCGCTCCAAGGCGTACCGGATCCGCGTGGAGGCCGGTGAGCTGGACTCGGATCGTCTGCAGGCGCTGCTGGCCGCAGGTGGTGACGCCCTGTGGGCTGGAGATGCTCCGACGGCGCTGAAGCACCTGGAGGCGGCGCGGTCGCTCTGGCGGGGTACGCCGTACGAGGGGCTGGTCACTGATCAGCACCAGCCGGAGGTGACGCGGCTGGCTGAGCTGCACTGGTCGGTACGGGAGCGGCTGGCGGATGCGTTGATCGGTACGGCGCGGTTCGCGGACGCGGTGGCACTGTGCAAGAGCCTGACGACCGAGGACCCCCTGCGGGAGACGAACTGGGCGCGGCTGGTGGTTGCGTACCGGGACGCGGGACGGCGGGCTGATGCGCTCGCGACGTACCAGAAGGCCCGGGCTGCGCTCGTGGGCGAGCTGGGTACTGAGCCGGGGCAGGAGCTCCGGGCGCTCCAGCAGCAGCTGTTGTCCGACGTACCGGAGGAGCATCCCAAGCCGGAGCCCACTGGGCCGGACGCGTATGTGCGGACCGTACTGGAAGCTGCTGGTGCGTTGGACGGCGAGCACGCTGTGGCTGCTCACCATTGGTTCACGACGCGACACGTCGAGTTCACGACCGCTGTCCGCCAGCTGCTGGCCGAGAAGGACGTGGCCAACGCGTGGCTGTTGACCAGTGCACTGCACCAGTTCGTGGAGACCGGTGGTGACGTACCGGACTGGGCCCCTCTGGTGTCGGACGTCGCTGCAGCGGCCCGTGCCGGCAAGGACTGGTACGGCGAACTCATCACCCGCAACATCCTCGGGAGCGCGCTGACACGGACAGGGCGGCTCACGGCCGCCCGTGCCGAGTTCACGGCAGCTCTGGGGATCGCCTCGGTGCACGACGACCGGGACGCCGAGGGGACAGTACTGGTGAACCTGGCGATGGCCGAGGCGAGTGGTGGTGCCCGTCAGCAGGCCGCCGAGTACTTCCGCCGCGCACTACGGCTGCTGCGGGAGGGCCCGATCGCGGCGGAGGCCCGCCAGGCCCTGGCCGAGCTGGGCGAACCCGAGGATCCCGCACGCGCCACTGTCGCCTCCTGA
- a CDS encoding fibronectin type III domain-containing protein — MTRLASAIRRPVAWWTIAALVLGTFIGYSALGRGAPAVAFQQAGHWVYNATLGAVFRVDGGGKNVNAEVRGVQAETGSQVVQGTTNGYVVRSDGVIVFGKSNLTVKNSVRIGIPEEPIGIEAQSGPYLVYRQHGQIVRLGDQLQTITVGSAVSSAIATADGALWLRDSDHFCKLAPATTTLACELPTQGSDAGALLSVAGKPAFANLSKRTLTPLTGDKAGHAVPLDVSGALPTTSVVAQSDVNGRIPILAGQRLLLVDAAGAKAAESINLPPGRYDAVATAGASVAVLDADKRVVRTFAPDGKPLHTHDLGKKQGDRQGGPRVTAGQDGRLYIDDETGQVVTVVDGDGSVSEVDVNGGDKPVSPTASESPTPTPTPTAPTPSSTPTPTSTPSTPTPTHRPILPPVQVTIGKPHPTGTVLPPHPTEHKPKKTETTRPTTPPPTSKPTKPIVKPTKPTVPPPAAPGAPGAVTAKPGSGNATVTWTAARANGAAISGYKVSFRVAPGTYVVGLPASGSGTVSGSARSHSFSQLLNGGGYVFTVQAINSVGSGPAVDSKVISINGKADPPGPPTKVSAAANPDGSVAVSWTTPSAADYTLSGYTVIGSDGTKTQVPTYLTSTTLNPSKGKGVSYQVTATNSAGTSVRSAASRTVYPYSPAAAPKVTATPGKGSVTVTWTAPNLNGGQLVHYVVSATGQADRTVTTRSTRYTGLTALQLTISVTAITRERNNSSSTTATGTAGSTTATPAAGAPALPPASAPSGVVRRTARRRKDR, encoded by the coding sequence ATGACTCGCCTCGCCAGTGCGATCCGCCGCCCCGTCGCGTGGTGGACGATCGCGGCCCTGGTCCTCGGGACGTTCATCGGGTACTCGGCGCTCGGCCGCGGCGCCCCGGCGGTCGCGTTCCAGCAGGCCGGGCACTGGGTCTACAACGCCACCCTCGGCGCGGTCTTCCGGGTCGACGGCGGCGGCAAGAACGTGAACGCCGAGGTCCGCGGCGTCCAGGCCGAGACCGGCAGCCAGGTCGTCCAGGGCACCACCAACGGGTACGTCGTGCGCTCCGACGGCGTGATCGTGTTCGGCAAGTCGAACCTGACCGTGAAGAACTCGGTCCGGATCGGCATCCCGGAGGAACCGATCGGTATCGAGGCGCAGAGCGGCCCGTACCTGGTGTACCGGCAGCACGGCCAGATCGTCCGGCTCGGTGACCAGCTGCAGACGATCACTGTCGGCAGTGCGGTATCCAGTGCGATCGCTACCGCTGACGGTGCGCTGTGGCTGCGCGACTCGGACCACTTCTGCAAACTGGCGCCCGCGACGACCACACTGGCCTGTGAGCTGCCTACCCAGGGCAGTGACGCCGGAGCACTGCTGAGCGTGGCCGGCAAGCCTGCCTTCGCCAACTTGAGCAAACGCACCCTGACTCCGCTGACCGGCGACAAGGCCGGCCATGCGGTGCCACTGGACGTTTCTGGTGCTCTGCCGACCACCTCTGTCGTAGCGCAGTCGGACGTCAACGGGCGCATCCCGATCCTGGCCGGTCAGCGGCTGCTACTGGTCGACGCTGCCGGAGCCAAGGCGGCCGAGAGCATCAACCTGCCGCCGGGCCGGTACGACGCTGTCGCCACGGCCGGGGCCTCCGTCGCAGTACTGGATGCCGACAAGCGCGTCGTACGCACGTTCGCTCCGGACGGCAAGCCGCTGCACACGCACGACCTAGGTAAGAAGCAGGGCGACCGTCAGGGCGGGCCGCGGGTCACGGCTGGGCAGGACGGCCGGCTGTACATCGACGACGAGACCGGCCAGGTGGTGACCGTGGTCGACGGTGACGGCTCGGTCAGCGAGGTGGACGTCAACGGCGGCGACAAACCGGTGTCCCCGACCGCGAGCGAGTCGCCGACACCGACACCGACGCCGACCGCGCCGACCCCCAGCAGCACGCCCACGCCGACGTCGACCCCGTCCACCCCGACGCCGACGCATCGGCCGATCCTGCCGCCGGTCCAGGTGACCATCGGCAAGCCGCACCCGACCGGGACCGTGCTGCCACCGCACCCGACCGAGCACAAGCCGAAGAAGACCGAGACCACCCGCCCGACGACGCCGCCGCCGACCTCGAAGCCGACGAAGCCGATCGTGAAGCCGACGAAGCCGACCGTCCCGCCGCCGGCCGCACCCGGCGCGCCTGGAGCGGTGACGGCCAAGCCCGGTAGCGGCAACGCGACGGTGACGTGGACGGCCGCGCGGGCGAACGGTGCCGCGATCTCCGGCTACAAGGTGAGCTTCCGGGTCGCACCAGGCACGTACGTCGTCGGCCTGCCGGCATCGGGTTCGGGCACCGTCTCAGGTAGCGCCCGGAGCCACAGCTTCAGCCAGCTGCTGAACGGCGGTGGCTACGTCTTCACCGTGCAAGCGATCAACAGTGTCGGCTCCGGCCCGGCCGTGGACTCCAAGGTGATCTCGATCAACGGCAAGGCTGATCCGCCGGGGCCGCCGACCAAGGTCAGCGCCGCCGCCAATCCGGACGGCTCGGTCGCCGTCTCCTGGACAACGCCGAGCGCCGCGGACTACACGCTCAGCGGCTACACCGTGATCGGCTCCGACGGTACGAAGACCCAGGTGCCGACGTACCTGACCTCGACGACGCTCAACCCGTCCAAGGGGAAGGGCGTGAGCTACCAGGTGACAGCCACGAACAGTGCTGGTACGTCGGTGCGCTCCGCCGCCAGCCGCACCGTCTACCCGTACAGTCCGGCCGCAGCTCCTAAGGTGACTGCCACACCGGGCAAGGGGTCGGTAACGGTGACCTGGACCGCGCCGAACCTCAACGGCGGTCAGCTGGTGCACTACGTGGTCTCCGCGACCGGCCAGGCGGACAGGACCGTCACAACGAGAAGCACGCGCTACACCGGTCTGACAGCTCTCCAGCTGACCATCTCGGTCACGGCGATCACCCGTGAGCGCAACAACAGCAGCAGTACAACAGCAACTGGTACGGCGGGCTCCACCACGGCGACGCCGGCGGCGGGTGCTCCCGCGCTGCCTCCGGCGAGTGCGCCGTCCGGGGTCGTACGACGTACCGCGCGGCGACGGAAGGACAGGTAG
- a CDS encoding AAA family ATPase produces MRDAGGSMEPQQAYELIAANVQRVIRGKPQVVRLAVATLFAGGHLLIEDLPGLGKTSLARSLARSIGGRWSRIQFTPDLLPGDITGVVVYDQGQGRFVFHPGGVFANIVLADEVNRGTPKTQSALLEVMAERQVTVDAESRRVPDPFMVLATQNPIEMEGTYRLPEAQLDRFLLRIEIGYPDHDAEVEVVALDGAGPTPDDLEPVIDPETLRGVVAAVKSVYVDEAVMAYAVRLAAATRLHSAVRYGASPRGSIALVRAARAMAATDGRSFVTPDDVKNIAHPVLAHRLVLTADAALARRTAESVVDDVLEDTPAPGNPVRRDLKRALGVVS; encoded by the coding sequence ATGCGGGACGCGGGCGGCAGCATGGAGCCGCAGCAGGCGTACGAGCTGATCGCGGCCAACGTGCAGCGGGTGATCCGCGGTAAGCCACAGGTCGTACGGCTGGCGGTCGCGACGCTGTTCGCCGGCGGGCACCTGCTGATCGAGGACCTGCCCGGGCTCGGCAAGACCAGCCTGGCCAGGAGCCTTGCGCGCAGCATCGGTGGCCGCTGGAGCCGGATCCAGTTCACGCCCGACCTGCTGCCCGGCGACATCACCGGTGTGGTCGTGTACGACCAGGGCCAGGGCCGGTTCGTCTTCCACCCGGGCGGCGTGTTCGCGAACATCGTGCTCGCCGACGAGGTGAACCGCGGTACGCCGAAGACCCAGTCCGCGCTGCTCGAGGTGATGGCCGAGCGGCAGGTCACCGTGGACGCGGAGTCCCGTCGGGTGCCGGACCCGTTCATGGTGCTGGCCACGCAGAACCCGATCGAGATGGAAGGCACGTACCGGCTGCCCGAGGCGCAGCTGGACCGGTTCCTGCTGCGGATCGAGATCGGCTACCCGGACCACGACGCCGAGGTCGAGGTGGTCGCGCTGGACGGTGCCGGTCCGACGCCTGACGACCTGGAGCCGGTGATCGACCCGGAGACCCTGCGTGGTGTGGTGGCTGCGGTGAAGTCGGTGTACGTCGACGAGGCGGTGATGGCGTACGCCGTCCGGCTCGCTGCGGCCACCCGTCTGCACAGCGCGGTCCGGTACGGCGCCAGCCCGCGCGGCAGCATCGCACTGGTCCGGGCGGCCCGAGCGATGGCTGCAACGGACGGCAGGTCGTTCGTGACGCCGGACGACGTGAAGAACATCGCCCACCCGGTTCTTGCGCACCGTCTGGTGCTGACGGCAGACGCCGCGCTGGCTCGTCGTACTGCGGAGAGTGTCGTGGACGACGTACTCGAAGACACCCCGGCGCCCGGCAATCCCGTACGACGTGATCTCAAGCGGGCTCTTGGCGTCGTGTCATGA
- a CDS encoding DUF58 domain-containing protein: MTTRLTLRAWGVLGGSIALLVAGQLLGYPMLQVLAGAGLAAVLLSVLTVVRRPKVTVERVLYPDRVECGQPALARLVVRNEATRRQPAFVAADTAGPHQSEVAVAALAPNGAATYHYELPTSRRGPVSVGPLLLRRSDPFSLVSCRVSIGSAATLLVHPKRYAARTAAGIRQRHHFEGPVSAGPLRGSIDLRRLREYVPGDEVRHVHWKASARAGRLMVREYVDPDQPRLQVLLDTRTSVLTADQFDTAVSVAASILVVAAQSGQRLRLTTPCGTDHDVQSVGDLLDELARIEQSTTTTSLLELLPVARDGGALVVLTGDAADLSTVRTSYRPVVYVDVTHEEAALHTASGVHRIHADNAQNAVDAWNVVPT, translated from the coding sequence ATGACGACGCGGCTCACGCTGCGAGCCTGGGGAGTACTGGGTGGCTCGATCGCCCTGCTGGTGGCGGGTCAGCTGCTCGGGTACCCAATGCTGCAGGTGCTGGCCGGAGCGGGGCTTGCTGCAGTGCTTCTGAGCGTGCTGACCGTCGTACGGCGTCCAAAGGTCACCGTGGAGCGCGTGTTGTACCCAGACCGCGTCGAGTGTGGTCAGCCCGCGCTGGCGCGGCTGGTGGTGCGTAATGAGGCCACGCGGCGGCAGCCGGCGTTCGTAGCGGCTGACACGGCCGGCCCGCACCAGTCCGAGGTAGCCGTCGCGGCCCTGGCACCCAACGGCGCTGCCACGTACCACTACGAGCTGCCGACCTCCCGTAGAGGCCCTGTGTCGGTAGGGCCGTTGCTGTTGCGTCGGTCGGACCCGTTCAGTCTCGTGTCCTGTCGAGTGTCGATCGGTAGCGCTGCAACGCTTCTGGTGCATCCGAAGCGGTACGCCGCGCGTACGGCTGCCGGCATCCGGCAGCGGCACCACTTCGAAGGGCCGGTGTCTGCCGGTCCTTTGCGTGGCTCGATCGACCTGCGCCGGCTGCGTGAGTACGTGCCGGGTGACGAGGTCAGACACGTGCACTGGAAGGCGTCTGCGCGCGCGGGGCGGCTGATGGTGCGTGAGTACGTCGACCCGGACCAGCCGCGGCTGCAGGTGTTGCTGGACACACGCACGTCGGTGTTGACCGCTGACCAGTTCGACACCGCTGTCTCAGTCGCGGCCTCGATCCTGGTTGTTGCCGCACAGTCCGGCCAGCGTCTACGGCTCACCACTCCGTGCGGTACCGACCACGACGTACAGTCCGTCGGCGATCTGCTCGACGAGCTGGCGAGGATCGAGCAGTCGACGACCACGACCAGCCTGCTGGAGTTGCTGCCGGTCGCACGTGACGGTGGCGCGCTGGTGGTGCTGACAGGGGACGCGGCCGACCTGTCGACGGTGCGGACGAGCTACCGGCCCGTCGTGTACGTCGACGTGACGCACGAGGAGGCGGCGCTGCACACGGCGTCCGGCGTACACCGCATCCACGCGGACAACGCGCAGAACGCAGTCGACGCCTGGAACGTCGTACCGACATGA
- a CDS encoding transglutaminase family protein: MSRRLPILGVLAAAVVAGLLFAPLFGTAAVLWPMLAVAVVAYLVEESILHRPGLARWRVPLTLVGGIVALLAVIPGAARRPLSLWEAVTSGWRRTLESTWPASPVPDLVAFVPVLVLLACLIGARVLQRSRLLALLPAVVVAGLSQAYVTVSGVDAVLAGLALTACCALVLLQWPGDRGSWLRLVAALAAMTVAASTLSVALPTSSAVHLPKPSPPDSPTVLSNPLTEIAARLHSPDTVVFTARANGPVDRWPVIALDSFDGVTWTAAPKFQRLGRELPLDSHVTVPVRRQSADVALADWSLPWLPSQSRTLSVVDDKPLLVDPASGALLAEDSRPSQYRVNWAEPTVDVDALASAGVDSDLRSGDDLGEVPAGIDELARSIAGDVRPSFELALVLEKYLRTNYKLATGENLPTGHGYAQLNYFLQHSKRGTSEQFAAAYVVMARLLGLPARLVVGFKQPDTPSPDGTYVIRNRDVLAWPEVAVTGVGWVPLDPTGTATSTTSKGGLAGAAETVRKNLPSTKEIEREHQSEPNLPAPKTPTTNHSPGWGALLVAGGVLVVVLLLWLLGVPLAKAVRRQRRRRHGTRGAWAEARDLLRDHGMRVTPAATARDLARDSDGAVSQAMTLLAGCLDRALWSGQDSDPDREFAWSAVRKARRGLAEGRLTQRIRTTLNARSLIG, encoded by the coding sequence ATGAGCCGACGGCTACCGATCCTCGGAGTACTCGCCGCTGCCGTCGTAGCGGGCCTGTTGTTCGCACCGCTCTTCGGCACGGCGGCTGTGCTCTGGCCGATGCTGGCGGTCGCGGTTGTCGCCTACCTGGTTGAAGAATCGATCCTGCACCGGCCAGGGCTCGCTCGCTGGCGGGTGCCGTTGACGCTGGTCGGTGGCATCGTCGCGCTGCTTGCGGTCATTCCTGGCGCCGCTCGACGCCCCCTGTCCTTGTGGGAGGCCGTGACCTCCGGTTGGCGCCGTACGCTCGAGTCGACGTGGCCGGCCAGTCCTGTGCCTGACTTGGTCGCGTTCGTGCCTGTACTCGTTCTGCTTGCCTGTCTGATCGGGGCACGGGTGTTGCAACGCTCGCGGCTGTTGGCTTTGCTGCCTGCGGTCGTAGTGGCTGGGCTGTCGCAGGCGTACGTCACTGTCAGCGGTGTCGACGCAGTGCTTGCCGGGCTGGCGCTGACGGCTTGCTGCGCGCTGGTCCTGTTGCAGTGGCCGGGTGATCGCGGGTCCTGGCTTCGGCTGGTCGCAGCACTCGCCGCTATGACGGTAGCCGCAAGCACGCTTAGCGTGGCGTTGCCGACGTCCAGTGCGGTGCACCTGCCGAAGCCGAGCCCACCTGATTCTCCAACGGTGTTGAGCAACCCCCTGACCGAGATTGCCGCGCGACTGCACTCACCGGACACCGTGGTCTTCACAGCACGTGCCAACGGGCCCGTGGACCGTTGGCCGGTCATTGCGCTCGACTCGTTCGACGGAGTGACCTGGACGGCCGCTCCGAAGTTCCAGCGGCTCGGCCGCGAGCTCCCGCTCGACTCACACGTGACGGTCCCGGTACGGCGGCAGTCCGCCGACGTAGCGCTGGCCGACTGGTCCCTGCCGTGGCTGCCGAGCCAGAGCCGCACGCTGTCTGTGGTGGACGACAAGCCGCTGCTGGTCGACCCGGCGTCGGGTGCTCTGCTGGCAGAGGACTCCCGGCCCTCGCAGTACCGCGTCAACTGGGCCGAGCCGACGGTCGACGTCGACGCACTGGCGTCGGCCGGCGTCGACTCGGATCTGCGCAGTGGTGACGACCTCGGCGAGGTGCCGGCCGGTATCGACGAGCTTGCCCGCAGCATCGCCGGTGACGTGCGGCCGTCGTTCGAACTCGCCCTGGTGCTCGAGAAGTACCTGCGGACCAACTACAAGCTTGCGACCGGCGAGAACCTCCCGACCGGCCACGGGTACGCCCAGCTCAACTACTTCCTCCAGCACAGCAAGCGCGGTACGTCGGAGCAGTTTGCGGCCGCGTACGTCGTGATGGCCCGTCTGCTCGGGCTACCGGCGCGCCTGGTGGTCGGGTTCAAGCAGCCGGACACTCCGAGCCCCGACGGTACGTACGTGATTCGCAACCGCGACGTACTCGCCTGGCCGGAGGTTGCGGTGACGGGGGTCGGCTGGGTACCACTGGACCCGACTGGTACGGCTACATCCACGACAAGCAAGGGCGGCCTGGCCGGTGCGGCGGAGACCGTGCGCAAGAACCTGCCGTCCACCAAAGAGATCGAGCGCGAGCACCAGTCCGAGCCCAACCTCCCTGCCCCGAAGACCCCCACCACGAACCACTCCCCGGGCTGGGGCGCGTTGCTGGTCGCGGGAGGCGTCCTGGTCGTCGTGCTGCTGCTGTGGCTCCTAGGAGTCCCACTGGCAAAGGCCGTACGTCGTCAGCGCCGTCGGCGGCACGGGACGCGCGGGGCGTGGGCGGAGGCCCGTGACCTGCTGCGGGACCACGGCATGCGGGTGACGCCGGCCGCGACCGCACGGGACCTGGCGCGTGATTCGGACGGGGCTGTGTCGCAGGCGATGACCTTGCTGGCTGGGTGTCTGGACCGGGCGCTGTGGTCCGGTCAGGACTCCGACCCGGACCGGGAGTTCGCGTGGTCCGCCGTACGGAAGGCCCGTCGCGGGCTGGCCGAGGGACGGTTGACGCAGCGGATCCGGACGACGCTCAATGCGCGCAGCCTGATCGGCTGA
- a CDS encoding protein kinase domain-containing protein, which translates to MTDTGPAVPGCTDVVLVRSGIPQVYRCLWQGTTVSALVYPVRVDAGTAATFAKQAKALQGVDHPQVARVLEPGMTDGYPYLVTTADAGTLADQLRDQLRSPADLAVLGQQLAEGLVAIHAAGLVHGGLAPGAVVLQQDGRPQLSALTLGLGQHTGHAALNSPSQLYIAPETLRDGTLTASSDLYALGAVLYAAGSGKPPLAARMGETAGEHILRVLNDPPARLDVLPDSFAGLIARLLEKDPAKRPGSAAEVAAALGVLAASTTPMPAARSVAPSMAPPPKPVASSPLRPRPTVLNRRNLPSWPPATNPAPPKPQPQPQAQPQPQAQPQPPRQPVAAPPPPPAPVQQQQTAPPEPPAPVKPPAKRRNRLLVAGGVVLAAALITGFALANRKNQTDQPPISAPTPTQSSTPALVITLNPPADHSTYVVLSWSGPSDVNYAVVVAQAGQKATTTLVYKATKYRVPVVPGVQYCFAIQATDGLNPGQSQSRPIRDAQCEGH; encoded by the coding sequence GTGACAGACACAGGACCGGCTGTTCCAGGCTGCACGGACGTGGTGCTGGTCCGGTCCGGTATCCCACAGGTGTACCGATGCCTATGGCAAGGGACCACGGTCAGCGCCCTGGTGTACCCGGTGCGCGTCGACGCCGGAACGGCTGCCACGTTCGCCAAACAGGCGAAGGCACTGCAGGGCGTGGACCACCCGCAGGTGGCACGTGTCCTGGAACCGGGCATGACCGACGGCTACCCGTACCTGGTCACCACTGCCGACGCAGGCACGCTGGCGGACCAGTTGCGCGATCAGCTCCGTTCTCCCGCGGACCTCGCCGTACTGGGCCAGCAGCTCGCAGAAGGGCTAGTAGCGATCCATGCCGCCGGGCTGGTCCACGGTGGCCTCGCACCAGGTGCCGTGGTGCTGCAGCAGGACGGCCGACCTCAACTGTCCGCCCTGACGCTAGGGCTCGGTCAACACACCGGCCACGCCGCCCTGAACTCACCGAGCCAGCTGTACATCGCGCCGGAGACCCTGCGCGACGGCACCCTCACCGCCTCGTCCGACCTGTACGCGCTCGGTGCCGTGCTATACGCCGCCGGCAGCGGCAAGCCACCGCTCGCAGCGCGGATGGGCGAGACCGCCGGCGAACACATCCTGCGGGTGCTGAACGACCCGCCCGCACGCCTCGACGTACTGCCGGACTCGTTCGCCGGGCTGATCGCGCGATTGCTCGAGAAGGACCCAGCCAAGCGCCCGGGCTCCGCGGCAGAGGTAGCGGCTGCGCTGGGCGTGCTCGCAGCATCCACGACGCCGATGCCGGCTGCACGCTCGGTCGCGCCATCGATGGCTCCTCCGCCGAAGCCGGTCGCTTCGTCGCCGCTGCGGCCGCGGCCAACGGTCCTGAACCGCAGGAACCTGCCGTCATGGCCTCCGGCAACCAATCCAGCTCCTCCGAAGCCTCAGCCCCAACCACAGGCGCAGCCCCAACCACAGGCGCAGCCGCAGCCGCCACGCCAGCCGGTAGCAGCGCCGCCTCCACCGCCTGCGCCTGTTCAACAGCAGCAGACAGCACCACCGGAGCCGCCTGCCCCTGTAAAGCCACCAGCCAAGCGCCGCAACCGCCTGCTGGTGGCAGGTGGCGTAGTGCTCGCCGCAGCGCTCATCACAGGCTTTGCCCTGGCCAACCGCAAGAACCAGACCGACCAGCCACCGATCAGCGCGCCCACACCGACCCAGTCGTCCACACCAGCGCTGGTCATCACGCTGAACCCACCGGCCGACCACAGTACGTACGTCGTCCTCAGCTGGAGCGGACCGTCGGACGTCAACTACGCGGTCGTCGTCGCCCAGGCCGGCCAGAAGGCCACCACGACGCTCGTCTACAAGGCGACCAAGTACCGCGTACCCGTGGTGCCAGGTGTGCAGTACTGCTTCGCGATCCAGGCAACCGACGGGCTCAACCCGGGCCAGTCCCAGTCACGCCCGATCCGCGACGCCCAGTGCGAGGGGCACTGA